In Euphorbia lathyris chromosome 10, ddEupLath1.1, whole genome shotgun sequence, a single genomic region encodes these proteins:
- the LOC136209073 gene encoding aspartic proteinase 36 isoform X4 yields MLPFCPFLILATSLLVIPLSVLSSATFLPLERTFPLNHRVPIDQLRARDRVRHARLLQGFAGGVVDFSVQGSSDPYLVGLYFTKVKLGSPPRVFNVQIDTGSDVLWVTCSSCSNCPQSSGLGVQLNYFDTTSSSTAGPVPCSHPICTSAAQTTAAECPPQSNQCSYSFQYGDGSGTSGYYVSDTFYFDAVLGESLVANSSAAVVFGCSTYQSGDLSKPDKAVDGIFGFGQGDLSVISQLSKHGVTPRVFSHCLKGEGSGGGILVLGEILEPGIVYSPLVPSQPHYNLNLQSISVNGQLLAIDPAAFATSNNRGTIVDTGTTLVYLVEEAFDPFVSAVTAAVSQYATPTISRGNQCYLVSSSLSEVFPPVSFNFAGGASMVLKPEEYLITLGYYDGAALWCIGFQRVQGGVTILGDLVLKDKIFVYDLARQRIGWANYDCSSSVNVSVTSSKDFINAGQLSSVSNSSKELLLKLLPLSVTVLILHILALMNFQIL; encoded by the exons ATGCTGCCGTTTTGTCCATTCTTGATCCTAGCAACATCACTTCTTGTTATACCTCTGTCGGTGCTTTCCTCTGCTACTTTTCTCCCTCTCGAGAGGACTTTTCCTTTGAACCACCGAGTTCCAATTGATCAACTCAGGGCTCGTGACCGCGTTAGACACGCCCGTCTTTTGCAGGGCTTTGCTGGTGGCGTTGTCGACTTCTCTGTCCAAGGCTCCTCCGATCCCTATCTCGTCGG ACTCTATTTTACCAAAGTGAAGCTGGGCTCTCCTCCGAGAGTATTCAATGTGCAAATTGATACAGGAAGTGATGTCTTGTGGGTTACCTGCAGTTCCTGCAGCAATTGCCCACAATCCAGTGGCCTTGGA GTGCAGCTCAATTACTTCGATACCACTAGTTCATCAACTGCTGGACCAGTCCCGTGTTCACATCCTATTTGTACTTCAGCAGCTCAAACCACAGCTGCTGAATGTCCTCCGCAGAGTAATCAGTGCAGTTATTCTTTCCAGTATGGAGATGGAAGTGGGACATCAGGCTATTATGTATCAGATACATTTTATTTTGATGCTGTTTTGGGCGAGTCCTTGGTTGCTAACTCTTCAGCTGCTGTTGTCTTTGG ATGTAGCACTTACCAGTCAGGGGACTTGAGTAAGCCAGATAAAGCAGTTGACGGGATATTTGGATTTGGCCAAGGTGATCTTTCCGTCATATCACAATTGTCTAAACATGGGGTAACACCCAGAGTGTTCTCTCATTGTCTGAAAGGAGAGGGTAGCGGTGGTGGCATATTGGTGCTCGGTGAGATTTTGGAGCCTGGAATAGTTTACAGCCCCCTTGTGCCATCGCA GCCtcattataacttaaatctgcAGAGCATTTCTGTAAATGGGCAATTGTTAGCAATTGATCCAGCAGCATTTGCAACATCAAATAACCGAGGAACTATTGTTGATACCGGAACAACTCTGGTATACCTTGTGGAAGAAGCTTTCGATCCTTTTGTCAGTGCT GTAACTGCTGCAGTTTCCCAGTATGCAACTCCAACTATATCTAGAGGAAACCAATGTTACCTTGTCTCTAGCAG TCTATCTGAGGTTTTTCCTCCAGTCAGTTTTAATTTTGCTGGAGGTGCATCTATGGTGTTGAAACCGGAGGAGTACCTTATAACTCTTGGTTATTAC GATGGTGCTGCGTTATGGTGTATCGGATTCCAGAGGGTTCAAGGTGGAGTAACGATTTTAGGAG ATCTGGTACTAAAAGATAAAATTTTCGTATATGATCTGGCTCGTCAACGGATTGGATGGGCTAACTACGACT GCTCGTCATCTGTGAATGTCTCTGTAACTTCTAGTAAGGACTTCATTAATGCCGGACAGCTGAGTAGTGTGAGCAACTCCTCAAAAGAACTGCTCTTGAAACTACTACCTCTAAGCGTTACGGTTCTGATACTGCACATATTAGCACTAATGAACTTCCAGATTCTGTAA
- the LOC136209073 gene encoding aspartic proteinase 36 isoform X3 gives MLPFCPFLILATSLLVIPLSVLSSATFLPLERTFPLNHRVPIDQLRARDRVRHARLLQGFAGGVVDFSVQGSSDPYLVGLYFTKVKLGSPPRVFNVQIDTGSDVLWVTCSSCSNCPQSSGLGVQLNYFDTTSSSTAGPVPCSHPICTSAAQTTAAECPPQSNQCSYSFQYGDGSGTSGYYVSDTFYFDAVLGESLVANSSAAVVFGCSTYQSGDLSKPDKAVDGIFGFGQGDLSVISQLSKHGVTPRVFSHCLKGEGSGGGILVLGEILEPGIVYSPLVPSQPHYNLNLQSISVNGQLLAIDPAAFATSNNRGTIVDTGTTLVYLVEEAFDPFVSAVTAAVSQYATPTISRGNQCYLVSSSLSEVFPPVSFNFAGGASMVLKPEEYLITLGYYQDGAALWCIGFQRVQGGVTILGDLVLKDKIFVYDLARQRIGWANYDCSSSVNVSVTSSKDFINAGQLSSVSNSSKELLLKLLPLSVTVLILHILALMNFQIL, from the exons ATGCTGCCGTTTTGTCCATTCTTGATCCTAGCAACATCACTTCTTGTTATACCTCTGTCGGTGCTTTCCTCTGCTACTTTTCTCCCTCTCGAGAGGACTTTTCCTTTGAACCACCGAGTTCCAATTGATCAACTCAGGGCTCGTGACCGCGTTAGACACGCCCGTCTTTTGCAGGGCTTTGCTGGTGGCGTTGTCGACTTCTCTGTCCAAGGCTCCTCCGATCCCTATCTCGTCGG ACTCTATTTTACCAAAGTGAAGCTGGGCTCTCCTCCGAGAGTATTCAATGTGCAAATTGATACAGGAAGTGATGTCTTGTGGGTTACCTGCAGTTCCTGCAGCAATTGCCCACAATCCAGTGGCCTTGGA GTGCAGCTCAATTACTTCGATACCACTAGTTCATCAACTGCTGGACCAGTCCCGTGTTCACATCCTATTTGTACTTCAGCAGCTCAAACCACAGCTGCTGAATGTCCTCCGCAGAGTAATCAGTGCAGTTATTCTTTCCAGTATGGAGATGGAAGTGGGACATCAGGCTATTATGTATCAGATACATTTTATTTTGATGCTGTTTTGGGCGAGTCCTTGGTTGCTAACTCTTCAGCTGCTGTTGTCTTTGG ATGTAGCACTTACCAGTCAGGGGACTTGAGTAAGCCAGATAAAGCAGTTGACGGGATATTTGGATTTGGCCAAGGTGATCTTTCCGTCATATCACAATTGTCTAAACATGGGGTAACACCCAGAGTGTTCTCTCATTGTCTGAAAGGAGAGGGTAGCGGTGGTGGCATATTGGTGCTCGGTGAGATTTTGGAGCCTGGAATAGTTTACAGCCCCCTTGTGCCATCGCA GCCtcattataacttaaatctgcAGAGCATTTCTGTAAATGGGCAATTGTTAGCAATTGATCCAGCAGCATTTGCAACATCAAATAACCGAGGAACTATTGTTGATACCGGAACAACTCTGGTATACCTTGTGGAAGAAGCTTTCGATCCTTTTGTCAGTGCT GTAACTGCTGCAGTTTCCCAGTATGCAACTCCAACTATATCTAGAGGAAACCAATGTTACCTTGTCTCTAGCAG TCTATCTGAGGTTTTTCCTCCAGTCAGTTTTAATTTTGCTGGAGGTGCATCTATGGTGTTGAAACCGGAGGAGTACCTTATAACTCTTGGTTATTAC CAGGATGGTGCTGCGTTATGGTGTATCGGATTCCAGAGGGTTCAAGGTGGAGTAACGATTTTAGGAG ATCTGGTACTAAAAGATAAAATTTTCGTATATGATCTGGCTCGTCAACGGATTGGATGGGCTAACTACGACT GCTCGTCATCTGTGAATGTCTCTGTAACTTCTAGTAAGGACTTCATTAATGCCGGACAGCTGAGTAGTGTGAGCAACTCCTCAAAAGAACTGCTCTTGAAACTACTACCTCTAAGCGTTACGGTTCTGATACTGCACATATTAGCACTAATGAACTTCCAGATTCTGTAA
- the LOC136209073 gene encoding aspartic proteinase 36 isoform X1: MLPFCPFLILATSLLVIPLSVLSSATFLPLERTFPLNHRVPIDQLRARDRVRHARLLQGFAGGVVDFSVQGSSDPYLVGTSGPRTPLLYFTKVKLGSPPRVFNVQIDTGSDVLWVTCSSCSNCPQSSGLGVQLNYFDTTSSSTAGPVPCSHPICTSAAQTTAAECPPQSNQCSYSFQYGDGSGTSGYYVSDTFYFDAVLGESLVANSSAAVVFGCSTYQSGDLSKPDKAVDGIFGFGQGDLSVISQLSKHGVTPRVFSHCLKGEGSGGGILVLGEILEPGIVYSPLVPSQPHYNLNLQSISVNGQLLAIDPAAFATSNNRGTIVDTGTTLVYLVEEAFDPFVSAVTAAVSQYATPTISRGNQCYLVSSSLSEVFPPVSFNFAGGASMVLKPEEYLITLGYYQDGAALWCIGFQRVQGGVTILGDLVLKDKIFVYDLARQRIGWANYDCSSSVNVSVTSSKDFINAGQLSSVSNSSKELLLKLLPLSVTVLILHILALMNFQIL; the protein is encoded by the exons ATGCTGCCGTTTTGTCCATTCTTGATCCTAGCAACATCACTTCTTGTTATACCTCTGTCGGTGCTTTCCTCTGCTACTTTTCTCCCTCTCGAGAGGACTTTTCCTTTGAACCACCGAGTTCCAATTGATCAACTCAGGGCTCGTGACCGCGTTAGACACGCCCGTCTTTTGCAGGGCTTTGCTGGTGGCGTTGTCGACTTCTCTGTCCAAGGCTCCTCCGATCCCTATCTCGTCGG GACCAGTGGACCTCGAACTCCATT ACTCTATTTTACCAAAGTGAAGCTGGGCTCTCCTCCGAGAGTATTCAATGTGCAAATTGATACAGGAAGTGATGTCTTGTGGGTTACCTGCAGTTCCTGCAGCAATTGCCCACAATCCAGTGGCCTTGGA GTGCAGCTCAATTACTTCGATACCACTAGTTCATCAACTGCTGGACCAGTCCCGTGTTCACATCCTATTTGTACTTCAGCAGCTCAAACCACAGCTGCTGAATGTCCTCCGCAGAGTAATCAGTGCAGTTATTCTTTCCAGTATGGAGATGGAAGTGGGACATCAGGCTATTATGTATCAGATACATTTTATTTTGATGCTGTTTTGGGCGAGTCCTTGGTTGCTAACTCTTCAGCTGCTGTTGTCTTTGG ATGTAGCACTTACCAGTCAGGGGACTTGAGTAAGCCAGATAAAGCAGTTGACGGGATATTTGGATTTGGCCAAGGTGATCTTTCCGTCATATCACAATTGTCTAAACATGGGGTAACACCCAGAGTGTTCTCTCATTGTCTGAAAGGAGAGGGTAGCGGTGGTGGCATATTGGTGCTCGGTGAGATTTTGGAGCCTGGAATAGTTTACAGCCCCCTTGTGCCATCGCA GCCtcattataacttaaatctgcAGAGCATTTCTGTAAATGGGCAATTGTTAGCAATTGATCCAGCAGCATTTGCAACATCAAATAACCGAGGAACTATTGTTGATACCGGAACAACTCTGGTATACCTTGTGGAAGAAGCTTTCGATCCTTTTGTCAGTGCT GTAACTGCTGCAGTTTCCCAGTATGCAACTCCAACTATATCTAGAGGAAACCAATGTTACCTTGTCTCTAGCAG TCTATCTGAGGTTTTTCCTCCAGTCAGTTTTAATTTTGCTGGAGGTGCATCTATGGTGTTGAAACCGGAGGAGTACCTTATAACTCTTGGTTATTAC CAGGATGGTGCTGCGTTATGGTGTATCGGATTCCAGAGGGTTCAAGGTGGAGTAACGATTTTAGGAG ATCTGGTACTAAAAGATAAAATTTTCGTATATGATCTGGCTCGTCAACGGATTGGATGGGCTAACTACGACT GCTCGTCATCTGTGAATGTCTCTGTAACTTCTAGTAAGGACTTCATTAATGCCGGACAGCTGAGTAGTGTGAGCAACTCCTCAAAAGAACTGCTCTTGAAACTACTACCTCTAAGCGTTACGGTTCTGATACTGCACATATTAGCACTAATGAACTTCCAGATTCTGTAA
- the LOC136209073 gene encoding aspartic proteinase 36 isoform X2: protein MLPFCPFLILATSLLVIPLSVLSSATFLPLERTFPLNHRVPIDQLRARDRVRHARLLQGFAGGVVDFSVQGSSDPYLVGTSGPRTPLLYFTKVKLGSPPRVFNVQIDTGSDVLWVTCSSCSNCPQSSGLGVQLNYFDTTSSSTAGPVPCSHPICTSAAQTTAAECPPQSNQCSYSFQYGDGSGTSGYYVSDTFYFDAVLGESLVANSSAAVVFGCSTYQSGDLSKPDKAVDGIFGFGQGDLSVISQLSKHGVTPRVFSHCLKGEGSGGGILVLGEILEPGIVYSPLVPSQPHYNLNLQSISVNGQLLAIDPAAFATSNNRGTIVDTGTTLVYLVEEAFDPFVSAVTAAVSQYATPTISRGNQCYLVSSSLSEVFPPVSFNFAGGASMVLKPEEYLITLGYYDGAALWCIGFQRVQGGVTILGDLVLKDKIFVYDLARQRIGWANYDCSSSVNVSVTSSKDFINAGQLSSVSNSSKELLLKLLPLSVTVLILHILALMNFQIL from the exons ATGCTGCCGTTTTGTCCATTCTTGATCCTAGCAACATCACTTCTTGTTATACCTCTGTCGGTGCTTTCCTCTGCTACTTTTCTCCCTCTCGAGAGGACTTTTCCTTTGAACCACCGAGTTCCAATTGATCAACTCAGGGCTCGTGACCGCGTTAGACACGCCCGTCTTTTGCAGGGCTTTGCTGGTGGCGTTGTCGACTTCTCTGTCCAAGGCTCCTCCGATCCCTATCTCGTCGG GACCAGTGGACCTCGAACTCCATT ACTCTATTTTACCAAAGTGAAGCTGGGCTCTCCTCCGAGAGTATTCAATGTGCAAATTGATACAGGAAGTGATGTCTTGTGGGTTACCTGCAGTTCCTGCAGCAATTGCCCACAATCCAGTGGCCTTGGA GTGCAGCTCAATTACTTCGATACCACTAGTTCATCAACTGCTGGACCAGTCCCGTGTTCACATCCTATTTGTACTTCAGCAGCTCAAACCACAGCTGCTGAATGTCCTCCGCAGAGTAATCAGTGCAGTTATTCTTTCCAGTATGGAGATGGAAGTGGGACATCAGGCTATTATGTATCAGATACATTTTATTTTGATGCTGTTTTGGGCGAGTCCTTGGTTGCTAACTCTTCAGCTGCTGTTGTCTTTGG ATGTAGCACTTACCAGTCAGGGGACTTGAGTAAGCCAGATAAAGCAGTTGACGGGATATTTGGATTTGGCCAAGGTGATCTTTCCGTCATATCACAATTGTCTAAACATGGGGTAACACCCAGAGTGTTCTCTCATTGTCTGAAAGGAGAGGGTAGCGGTGGTGGCATATTGGTGCTCGGTGAGATTTTGGAGCCTGGAATAGTTTACAGCCCCCTTGTGCCATCGCA GCCtcattataacttaaatctgcAGAGCATTTCTGTAAATGGGCAATTGTTAGCAATTGATCCAGCAGCATTTGCAACATCAAATAACCGAGGAACTATTGTTGATACCGGAACAACTCTGGTATACCTTGTGGAAGAAGCTTTCGATCCTTTTGTCAGTGCT GTAACTGCTGCAGTTTCCCAGTATGCAACTCCAACTATATCTAGAGGAAACCAATGTTACCTTGTCTCTAGCAG TCTATCTGAGGTTTTTCCTCCAGTCAGTTTTAATTTTGCTGGAGGTGCATCTATGGTGTTGAAACCGGAGGAGTACCTTATAACTCTTGGTTATTAC GATGGTGCTGCGTTATGGTGTATCGGATTCCAGAGGGTTCAAGGTGGAGTAACGATTTTAGGAG ATCTGGTACTAAAAGATAAAATTTTCGTATATGATCTGGCTCGTCAACGGATTGGATGGGCTAACTACGACT GCTCGTCATCTGTGAATGTCTCTGTAACTTCTAGTAAGGACTTCATTAATGCCGGACAGCTGAGTAGTGTGAGCAACTCCTCAAAAGAACTGCTCTTGAAACTACTACCTCTAAGCGTTACGGTTCTGATACTGCACATATTAGCACTAATGAACTTCCAGATTCTGTAA